In the genome of Phycisphaeraceae bacterium, one region contains:
- the atpD gene encoding F0F1 ATP synthase subunit beta — translation MASTGVVTQVIGSTFDAQFPEDDIPSIYNAVQIEGETKAGAINLFGEVAQHLGGGRVRAVALGSTDGVSRGMACRDTGDSVQVPVGENVLGRVFNLLGEPIDKRGPVSTPHKRSIHRGAPPLEQLNPRTEILVTGIKVIDLLCPFVRGGKIGLFGGAGVGKTVIIQEMIARVAREFGGYSVFCGVGERTREGNDLWLEMQHAEYTDENGKTAHVIDKVAMVFGQMNEPPGSRLRVALSGLTMAEEFRDESGKETMIFVDNIFRFTQAGSEVSALLGRMPSAVGYQPTLSTEMGELQERITSTSRGAITSVQAIYVPADDLTDPAPATAFSHLDAFVVLARGIAEKGIFPAVDPLASTSRILDPGIIGERHYKVARRVQQILQRYKDLQDIIAILGVDELSEDDKLTVSRARKIERFLSQPFYVAEVFTGFPGVYTSLDAMIDSFERLVAGEGDDLPEGAFMYVGTLDDAKAKAERMAKG, via the coding sequence ATGGCTTCCACCGGCGTGGTCACCCAGGTCATCGGTTCGACCTTCGACGCGCAGTTCCCCGAGGACGACATCCCGTCGATCTATAACGCGGTCCAGATCGAGGGCGAAACCAAGGCGGGCGCGATCAACCTCTTCGGCGAGGTCGCGCAGCACCTCGGCGGCGGGCGCGTCCGCGCCGTCGCGCTGGGCTCGACCGACGGCGTCTCCCGCGGCATGGCCTGCCGCGACACCGGCGACTCCGTCCAGGTCCCCGTCGGCGAGAACGTCCTCGGTCGCGTGTTCAACCTGCTGGGCGAGCCCATCGACAAGCGCGGGCCCGTTTCCACGCCCCACAAGCGATCGATCCACCGCGGCGCGCCGCCCCTCGAGCAGCTCAACCCGCGCACCGAGATCCTCGTCACCGGCATCAAGGTCATCGACCTCCTCTGCCCCTTCGTCCGAGGCGGCAAGATCGGCCTCTTCGGCGGCGCGGGCGTCGGCAAGACCGTCATCATCCAGGAGATGATCGCGCGCGTCGCCCGCGAGTTCGGCGGCTACTCCGTGTTCTGCGGCGTCGGCGAGCGCACCCGCGAGGGCAACGACCTCTGGCTGGAAATGCAGCACGCCGAGTACACCGACGAGAACGGCAAGACCGCCCATGTCATCGACAAGGTGGCCATGGTGTTCGGCCAGATGAACGAGCCCCCGGGCTCTCGTCTGCGCGTCGCGCTCTCGGGCCTCACCATGGCCGAGGAGTTCCGCGACGAGTCCGGCAAGGAAACCATGATCTTCGTCGACAACATCTTCCGCTTCACGCAGGCGGGCTCCGAGGTGTCGGCGCTGCTGGGGCGCATGCCCAGCGCCGTCGGTTACCAGCCCACCCTGTCGACGGAAATGGGCGAACTCCAGGAGCGCATCACCTCCACCAGCCGCGGCGCGATCACCTCGGTGCAGGCCATCTATGTGCCGGCCGACGACCTCACCGACCCGGCGCCGGCCACGGCGTTCAGCCACCTCGACGCGTTCGTCGTGCTGGCCCGCGGCATCGCCGAGAAGGGCATCTTCCCGGCGGTCGACCCCCTCGCGTCCACCTCGCGAATCCTCGACCCCGGCATCATCGGCGAGCGCCACTACAAGGTCGCCCGGCGCGTGCAGCAGATCCTGCAACGCTACAAGGACCTCCAGGACATCATCGCCATCCTCGGCGTCGATGAACTCAGCGAGGACGACAAGCTCACCGTCTCTCGCGCCCGCAAGATCGAGCGCTTCCTTTCCCAGCCCTTCTACGTCGCCGAAGTCTTCACCGGCTTCCCCGGCGTCTACACCTCGCTCGACGCGATGATCGACTCCTTCGAGCGCCTGGTCGCCGGCGAGGGCGACGACCTCCCCGAAGGCGCCTTCATGTACGTCGGCACCCTCGACGATGCGAAGGCCAAGGCCGAGCGCATGGCGAAGGGCTGA
- a CDS encoding 3-deoxy-7-phosphoheptulonate synthase has product MNDSDQHHHDDPAHSWTPESWRNAPAPAGPRYDDERAFDAAVETLRRLPPLVTSWEIERLKSELAQAQQGRRFVLMGGDCAETFADCTPSVITNKLKILLQMSLVLVHGGKKPVVRIGRIAGQYAKPRSSLTETRMTPAGSETLPSYFGDLINHAAFTENDRRPDPALLVAGYQHAALTLNFIRSLVDGGFADAHHPEYWDLSFFSHAALTPELRTKYVKMRDDLANALRFMEAIGENSVHELSRVEFFTSHEGLHLPYESAQTRRVPRREGYYDLSTHMPWIGERTRALDGAHIEFFRGIANPVGVKVGPKTTPDEVLALARALNPRNEPGRLAFIARMGASRIAGALPGLLAAVRDAGVSALWLCDPMHANTMTTASGVKTRSFDDICAELDQSFDLHHGAGVPLAGVHFELTGDDVTECVGGAGGMTEADLTRNYASPCDPRLNYHQAMELAFRIAERMGRG; this is encoded by the coding sequence GTGAACGACAGCGACCAGCACCATCACGACGACCCGGCGCACTCGTGGACGCCAGAGTCGTGGCGCAACGCGCCCGCCCCCGCCGGCCCCCGCTACGACGACGAGCGCGCGTTCGACGCAGCCGTCGAGACGCTGCGCCGCCTGCCGCCTCTGGTCACCTCGTGGGAGATCGAGCGCCTCAAGAGCGAGCTCGCTCAGGCCCAGCAGGGCCGGAGATTCGTTCTTATGGGGGGCGACTGCGCCGAGACCTTCGCCGACTGCACCCCCTCGGTCATCACCAACAAGCTCAAGATCCTCCTGCAGATGTCCCTCGTCCTCGTCCACGGCGGCAAGAAGCCCGTCGTCCGCATCGGGCGCATCGCGGGCCAGTACGCCAAGCCGCGCAGCAGTCTCACCGAGACCCGCATGACCCCGGCAGGGTCCGAAACGCTCCCGAGCTACTTCGGCGACCTCATCAACCACGCGGCCTTCACGGAGAACGACCGGCGCCCCGACCCGGCGCTCCTCGTCGCCGGCTACCAGCACGCCGCCCTCACCCTCAACTTCATCCGCTCCCTCGTCGACGGCGGCTTCGCCGACGCCCACCACCCGGAATACTGGGACCTTTCCTTCTTCTCGCACGCCGCCCTCACCCCCGAGCTGCGCACGAAGTATGTCAAGATGCGCGACGACCTCGCCAACGCCCTCCGCTTCATGGAGGCCATCGGCGAGAACAGCGTCCACGAGTTGTCGCGCGTCGAGTTCTTCACCAGCCACGAGGGGCTCCACCTGCCCTACGAGAGCGCACAGACCCGGCGCGTGCCCCGGCGCGAGGGCTACTACGACCTCTCCACCCACATGCCCTGGATCGGCGAACGCACCCGCGCCCTCGACGGCGCCCACATCGAGTTCTTCCGCGGCATCGCCAACCCCGTGGGGGTGAAGGTCGGCCCCAAGACGACGCCCGACGAGGTGCTGGCGCTCGCCCGCGCCCTCAACCCGCGCAACGAGCCGGGGCGCCTCGCGTTCATCGCGCGCATGGGCGCGTCGCGCATCGCCGGCGCGCTGCCCGGCCTGCTCGCCGCGGTCCGCGACGCGGGCGTGAGCGCGCTGTGGCTCTGCGACCCCATGCACGCGAACACCATGACCACCGCCAGCGGCGTGAAGACCCGCTCGTTCGACGACATCTGCGCCGAACTCGACCAGTCCTTCGACCTGCACCACGGCGCGGGCGTCCCCCTGGCCGGCGTCCACTTCGAACTCACCGGCGACGATGTCACCGAGTGCGTCGGCGGCGCCGGCGGCATGACCGAAGCCGACCTCACGCGCAACTACGCGTCCCCCTGCGACCCGCGCCTCAACTACCACCAGGCGATGGAGTTGGCGTTCCGGATCGCGGAGCGGATGGGGCGGGGGTGA
- the holA gene encoding DNA polymerase III subunit delta: MARAASKPASSEVGAHTRIAVYHGSDPFLQGERVRQLREALQAAHGPDGVDVFGFDAQSAQIADVLDECRSFDLMQRQKLVVVENADKLVAGDNRPLMERYAAAPAEHSTLALKAGKWNRGNLDKLIEKVGVIIKCEPPTAADAAKWAYFRAQKRHRAELDRDAAVALVERVGADLGRIDTEIAKLASAASGDDATPRITLALVHELVGRTREDEVWSIQSAIATGDASVALGAVRDAIRIARHPETLVAFACVDLVKKLHSLACLMEQGVPAMPATKRAGFWKDGDAFVPLARRAGPERLAALLSAVVEVDRRSKTGLTDPEIGCEVMAVRIASSGARAGA; encoded by the coding sequence ATGGCCCGCGCCGCGTCCAAACCAGCGTCTTCCGAGGTGGGCGCCCACACGCGCATCGCGGTGTACCACGGCTCCGACCCCTTCCTGCAGGGCGAGCGGGTGCGCCAGCTGCGTGAGGCGCTGCAGGCCGCCCACGGGCCCGACGGGGTGGATGTGTTCGGCTTCGACGCGCAGTCGGCGCAGATCGCGGACGTGCTGGACGAGTGCCGCTCGTTCGACCTGATGCAGCGCCAGAAGCTGGTGGTCGTCGAGAACGCGGACAAGCTGGTGGCGGGCGACAACCGCCCCCTGATGGAGCGCTACGCCGCGGCGCCGGCCGAGCACTCGACGCTGGCGCTGAAGGCCGGGAAGTGGAACCGGGGCAACCTCGACAAACTCATCGAGAAGGTGGGCGTGATCATCAAGTGCGAGCCCCCCACGGCGGCTGACGCGGCGAAGTGGGCGTATTTCCGCGCGCAGAAGCGTCACAGGGCGGAGCTCGATCGCGACGCGGCGGTGGCGCTCGTGGAGCGCGTGGGCGCGGACCTGGGGCGGATCGACACGGAGATCGCGAAGCTGGCGTCGGCGGCGAGCGGGGACGACGCCACGCCTCGGATCACGCTGGCGCTGGTGCACGAGCTGGTGGGGCGCACGCGCGAGGACGAGGTGTGGTCGATCCAGTCGGCGATCGCGACCGGGGACGCGTCGGTGGCGCTGGGGGCTGTCCGGGACGCGATCCGGATCGCGCGCCACCCAGAGACGCTGGTGGCCTTCGCGTGCGTGGACCTGGTGAAGAAGCTGCACTCGCTGGCGTGCCTGATGGAGCAGGGCGTGCCGGCGATGCCGGCGACGAAGCGCGCCGGGTTCTGGAAGGACGGCGACGCGTTCGTGCCCCTGGCGCGCCGGGCGGGCCCGGAGCGTCTCGCGGCGCTGCTGTCGGCGGTGGTCGAGGTGGACAGGCGGAGCAAGACGGGCCTGACGGACCCGGAGATCGGCTGCGAGGTGATGGCGGTGCGCATCGCGAGTTCGGGGGCGCGCGCCGGGGCGTGA
- a CDS encoding substrate-binding domain-containing protein — translation MSLPRRRIVLGIAALLASVALTGASPESVALASSDDGLVVYLAADERLARPVIEAFERRAGVKVRVVAHDPTSVEPLAARVKAAKADAIWSSEPLRAIALAHEGVLARHDTATARARDAQWIGRESRWHGFAASLGGFAINSADVLEAPKDEFSEGRWQFRHASSPVFSYGMFVIGRPETSDSIAHLAMVHSLWGTPHFQTWCFQSRRQEMRVLPDDAEVARAVARREAGAGLLDSANAAMHASEGSPMRFVAVDHEIPVPGTMEVQHSGLMVIPQVVGVVESGANRATGARFVDFVLSPDAERLLIAGERGLAPLHRDLATEFKAKVPGLVSTVNLDGAAEMVPETLRIFRRAFPE, via the coding sequence TTGTCGCTACCTCGCCGCCGAATCGTGCTCGGGATTGCCGCCCTTCTCGCGTCTGTCGCGCTGACCGGGGCGTCGCCCGAGTCGGTCGCGCTGGCGTCGAGCGATGATGGGCTCGTGGTGTATCTGGCGGCGGACGAGCGGCTCGCGCGTCCGGTGATCGAGGCGTTCGAGCGCCGGGCGGGCGTGAAGGTGCGCGTGGTCGCGCACGACCCGACCTCGGTTGAGCCCCTCGCGGCCCGCGTGAAGGCGGCAAAGGCCGACGCGATCTGGTCGAGCGAGCCGTTGCGCGCCATCGCGCTGGCGCACGAGGGCGTGCTGGCCCGTCACGACACGGCGACCGCCCGGGCGCGCGACGCGCAGTGGATCGGTCGCGAGTCGCGCTGGCACGGGTTCGCGGCCAGTCTGGGCGGCTTCGCGATCAACTCGGCCGATGTGCTCGAAGCCCCCAAGGACGAGTTCTCCGAGGGTCGCTGGCAGTTCCGGCACGCGTCGTCGCCGGTGTTCTCCTACGGCATGTTCGTGATCGGTCGCCCGGAGACGAGCGATTCGATCGCGCACCTTGCGATGGTCCACTCGCTGTGGGGGACCCCCCACTTCCAGACATGGTGCTTCCAGAGTCGGCGCCAGGAGATGCGCGTGCTGCCCGACGACGCGGAGGTCGCCAGGGCGGTCGCGCGCCGCGAGGCGGGCGCCGGTCTGCTCGATTCCGCCAACGCGGCGATGCACGCGAGCGAGGGATCCCCGATGCGCTTCGTCGCTGTGGACCACGAGATCCCCGTCCCCGGGACGATGGAGGTCCAGCACAGCGGGCTGATGGTGATCCCCCAGGTGGTCGGCGTGGTCGAGAGCGGCGCGAACCGCGCCACCGGGGCCCGGTTCGTCGATTTCGTGCTCTCTCCCGACGCGGAGCGCCTCCTGATCGCCGGCGAGCGCGGGCTGGCGCCCCTGCATCGCGATCTCGCGACGGAGTTCAAGGCGAAGGTCCCCGGGCTGGTGTCGACGGTGAACCTCGACGGCGCGGCCGAGATGGTCCCCGAGACGCTGCGCATCTTCCGTCGCGCCTTCCCCGAGTGA
- a CDS encoding VWA domain-containing protein → MTLGPFQFDSPWWLALAPALWLVAWWMSRRAIAGLSPGLRRVALGIRLALIAALVMALARPHWRTRVDDLAVVAVLDMSDSMPPGSAARAATYLRGGAERADANDRLGLVLTAGRPLVSALPGAQVRAVEPSYEYDTGSTDLAAAVRLATAVLPEDAASRIVLITDGNETEGGLLSAVEAARAAGATVDVLPVRYDIRREVIVDQIIAPANARQGQTVNLRFVMTSTAPTRGLLTLFAGDAPVDLDPGSPGVSVAVSLREGVNIESVPVTLPAQGAQRFRAVFEPFDPADDAIAENNAAESVTFVSGEGRVLVLADAPDEHGALVDALERGGMGVVLEQTPASFGSLVDLAAYDAIVLAGTGAYGFSLKQQEELRAYVHDIGGGLFVLGGPGALGAGGWIGSPLADALPLKLDPPQEQRTLKGALAIVLDASGSMSIPVGSVSQQTIANEAAAAAVKTLTRSDEVLVLAFDSVTRTIVPLGPNVDPDGISRAIRGIGPGGGTNMFPALARAAIELEKSDAASKHIVVLSDGQTMGNPEDGRRAALRIRQLGGTLTGIAVGPGADVRLLEDLSKAGGGRFFALTTERLAQTLPAVFVRDVQTALRTLIWEGEQANPTITAISEALRGIPGLPPYRGYVVTTEREGLSLVTAKTHQGDPLLAQWQHGLGRVVVFTSDGTSRWTPSWGAWDGYRSFVEQHVRWAMRPTGSANLNVVTQQQGDSTRVIVEALDASGEPLNFARFQGRIVAPDGVSAEVDLRMTSPGRYEGRAPTPGEGVFTLNLRYDTTGSPVDAAPGSREQLADRGSVQAAIVKPAAAERRTLTSNDALLERAAMLGGGRVLSGNPETDNLFSREGMPRAFSARSIWLPLTLLALVVFLTDVAVRRVRIDLETIRALAAKLSRKEAKASEQPVGALRTAREKAKERIATKEAAAAAATKFEARPAPVAKRANTTDDDDLIPLDTNPGAREQVLAQSTKARADDAEQGGMSRLMQAKKRAQQARQNPDHRSLGPDDTN, encoded by the coding sequence GTGACACTGGGGCCCTTTCAGTTCGACTCGCCTTGGTGGCTCGCGCTCGCGCCGGCGTTGTGGCTGGTCGCGTGGTGGATGAGCCGGCGCGCGATCGCCGGCCTGTCGCCCGGGCTGCGACGGGTCGCGCTGGGCATCCGGCTCGCGCTCATCGCGGCGCTGGTGATGGCGCTGGCGAGGCCCCACTGGCGCACGCGCGTGGACGATCTCGCGGTCGTCGCGGTGCTGGACATGAGCGACTCGATGCCCCCCGGCAGCGCCGCGAGGGCCGCGACCTATCTCCGCGGGGGCGCGGAGCGCGCCGACGCGAACGACCGGCTCGGGCTCGTGCTGACGGCGGGGCGCCCGCTGGTCAGCGCGCTGCCCGGCGCGCAGGTGCGCGCCGTGGAGCCCTCGTACGAGTACGACACGGGCTCGACGGACCTGGCGGCGGCGGTGCGCCTGGCGACGGCGGTGCTGCCCGAGGACGCGGCGTCGCGGATCGTGCTGATCACCGACGGCAACGAGACCGAGGGCGGGCTGCTCTCGGCTGTCGAGGCGGCGCGGGCCGCCGGCGCGACGGTCGACGTGCTGCCGGTGCGCTACGACATCCGGCGCGAGGTGATCGTGGATCAGATCATCGCGCCGGCCAACGCGCGCCAGGGGCAGACGGTGAACCTGCGCTTCGTGATGACCTCGACTGCGCCCACGCGCGGGCTGCTGACCCTCTTCGCGGGCGACGCGCCCGTCGATCTCGACCCCGGCTCGCCCGGCGTGTCGGTCGCGGTCTCGCTGCGCGAGGGCGTGAACATCGAGAGCGTGCCGGTGACGCTGCCGGCGCAGGGGGCACAGCGCTTCCGCGCGGTGTTCGAGCCGTTCGATCCGGCCGACGACGCGATCGCCGAGAACAACGCCGCCGAGTCGGTGACTTTCGTCAGCGGCGAGGGTCGCGTGCTGGTGCTCGCGGATGCGCCCGACGAGCACGGCGCGCTCGTCGACGCGCTGGAGCGGGGCGGGATGGGCGTGGTGCTCGAGCAGACGCCGGCGTCGTTCGGCTCGCTGGTGGATCTGGCGGCCTACGACGCGATCGTGCTGGCCGGGACCGGGGCGTACGGCTTCTCGCTGAAGCAGCAGGAAGAGCTGCGCGCGTACGTGCACGACATCGGGGGCGGGCTGTTCGTGCTGGGCGGGCCGGGCGCGCTGGGCGCGGGCGGGTGGATCGGCTCTCCCCTGGCCGACGCGCTGCCGCTGAAGCTCGACCCGCCGCAGGAGCAGCGGACGCTCAAGGGCGCGCTGGCGATCGTGCTCGACGCGTCGGGGTCGATGAGCATCCCGGTGGGGAGCGTGTCGCAGCAGACCATCGCGAACGAGGCGGCGGCGGCGGCGGTGAAGACGCTGACGCGCTCGGACGAGGTGCTGGTGCTCGCGTTCGACTCGGTGACCAGGACAATCGTGCCGCTGGGCCCCAATGTCGACCCGGACGGGATCTCGCGGGCGATCCGGGGCATCGGGCCGGGCGGAGGCACGAACATGTTCCCCGCGCTGGCGCGTGCGGCGATCGAGCTGGAGAAATCGGACGCGGCGTCCAAGCACATCGTCGTGCTCTCGGACGGGCAGACGATGGGCAACCCCGAGGACGGGCGGCGCGCGGCGCTGCGCATCCGGCAGTTGGGCGGGACGCTCACCGGCATCGCGGTCGGGCCGGGCGCGGATGTGCGCCTGCTCGAGGACCTCTCGAAGGCCGGGGGCGGGCGGTTCTTCGCGCTCACGACCGAGCGCCTGGCGCAGACGCTGCCGGCGGTGTTCGTGCGCGATGTCCAGACCGCCCTGCGCACGCTCATCTGGGAGGGAGAGCAGGCGAACCCGACGATCACCGCGATCTCCGAGGCGCTGCGCGGCATCCCGGGGCTGCCCCCCTATCGCGGCTATGTCGTCACCACCGAGCGCGAGGGGCTGTCGCTCGTCACCGCGAAGACGCACCAGGGCGACCCGCTGCTGGCGCAGTGGCAGCACGGGCTTGGGCGCGTCGTGGTGTTCACCTCGGACGGGACCTCGCGCTGGACTCCCTCATGGGGCGCGTGGGACGGGTATCGCTCGTTCGTCGAGCAGCACGTGCGATGGGCGATGCGCCCGACGGGCAGCGCGAACCTCAATGTCGTCACGCAGCAGCAGGGCGACTCGACGCGCGTCATCGTCGAGGCGCTCGACGCGAGCGGCGAGCCGCTGAACTTCGCGCGGTTCCAGGGGCGCATCGTCGCGCCCGACGGGGTGAGCGCCGAGGTCGACCTGCGCATGACCTCGCCCGGGCGCTACGAGGGGCGCGCGCCCACGCCGGGCGAGGGCGTGTTCACGCTCAACCTGCGCTACGACACGACCGGATCGCCGGTCGATGCTGCGCCGGGCTCGCGCGAGCAGCTCGCGGATCGGGGGTCGGTGCAGGCCGCGATCGTCAAGCCCGCCGCCGCCGAACGGCGGACACTCACGAGCAACGACGCGCTGCTCGAGCGCGCGGCGATGCTGGGGGGCGGGCGCGTGCTCAGCGGCAACCCAGAGACCGACAACCTCTTCTCGCGCGAGGGCATGCCCCGCGCGTTCTCGGCGCGCTCGATCTGGCTGCCGCTGACGCTGCTGGCGCTGGTGGTGTTCCTGACCGATGTCGCGGTGCGGCGCGTGCGCATCGATCTGGAGACGATCCGCGCGCTGGCGGCGAAACTCTCGCGCAAAGAGGCGAAGGCCAGCGAGCAGCCCGTCGGCGCGCTGCGCACGGCGCGCGAGAAGGCCAAAGAGCGCATCGCGACGAAAGAGGCGGCGGCCGCCGCGGCGACCAAGTTCGAGGCGCGGCCTGCCCCGGTCGCGAAGCGCGCGAATACCACGGACGACGACGACCTCATCCCCCTCGACACCAACCCCGGCGCGCGCGAGCAGGTTCTCGCGCAATCCACCAAGGCCCGGGCCGACGACGCCGAGCAGGGGGGCATGTCGCGCCTCATGCAGGCCAAGAAACGCGCCCAGCAGGCGCGCCAGAACCCCGACCACCGATCCCTGGGCCCCGACGACACGAACTGA
- a CDS encoding MoxR family ATPase gives MPDQTNTTRPDATPEEVRARCEQFRQTFQRLSDEIGKVIVGHREIVDGVLTVLFTGGNVLLEGVPGLGKTLLVKTLADTLSLPFSRIQFTPDLMPADIIGANIVSEDAATGKRSFEFQKGPIFAQIVLADEINRATPKTQSALLEAMQEKSVTVGGVRHALNAPFLVLATQNPIEQEGTYPLPEAQLDRFTFKLEVGYGTLDELMTILDRTTGALTPDVSPQIDGPGILEMQSLVRNVIVAPHVKQFAARLAMATHPGGEFATKAVNQYIRCGSSPRGAQALLLAAKVHALRDGRFHVAYSDIKAIALPALRHRVILNFEAEADRVNHDALVKDILERTPTEPVAAGVGA, from the coding sequence ATGCCCGATCAGACCAACACGACGCGACCCGACGCCACCCCCGAGGAGGTGCGCGCCCGGTGCGAGCAGTTCCGCCAGACCTTCCAGCGACTCTCCGACGAGATCGGCAAGGTCATCGTGGGCCACCGCGAGATCGTCGACGGCGTGCTCACCGTGCTCTTCACCGGGGGCAATGTGCTCCTCGAGGGCGTCCCCGGGCTGGGCAAGACGCTCCTCGTGAAGACGCTCGCCGACACGCTGAGTCTGCCCTTCTCGCGCATCCAGTTCACGCCCGACCTGATGCCGGCCGACATCATCGGCGCGAACATCGTGAGCGAGGACGCCGCCACCGGCAAACGATCGTTCGAGTTCCAGAAGGGGCCGATTTTCGCGCAGATCGTCCTCGCCGACGAGATCAACCGCGCCACGCCCAAAACCCAGTCCGCGCTCCTCGAAGCGATGCAGGAGAAGTCCGTCACCGTGGGCGGCGTGCGCCACGCGCTCAACGCGCCCTTCCTCGTGCTCGCCACCCAGAACCCCATCGAGCAGGAAGGCACCTACCCCCTCCCCGAAGCGCAACTCGACCGCTTCACCTTCAAGCTCGAGGTCGGCTACGGCACGCTCGACGAACTCATGACCATCCTCGACCGCACCACCGGCGCGCTGACCCCCGATGTCTCGCCCCAGATCGACGGGCCGGGCATCCTCGAGATGCAGTCGCTCGTGCGCAATGTCATCGTCGCCCCCCATGTGAAGCAGTTCGCGGCCCGCCTCGCGATGGCCACCCACCCCGGGGGCGAGTTCGCGACCAAGGCCGTCAACCAGTACATCCGCTGCGGCAGTTCGCCCCGCGGCGCCCAGGCGCTCCTGCTCGCGGCCAAGGTCCACGCGCTGCGCGACGGGCGCTTCCATGTCGCCTACAGCGACATCAAGGCCATCGCGCTGCCCGCGCTGCGCCACCGCGTGATCCTGAACTTCGAAGCCGAGGCCGACCGCGTGAACCACGACGCGCTGGTGAAGGACATCCTGGAGAGGACGCCGACGGAGCCGGTCGCGGCGGGGGTGGGGGCGTGA
- a CDS encoding DUF58 domain-containing protein, which produces MLRTTAPSRPKSLDELLDARLVAQLSQLDVASRKVFSGKLQGERRSKRKGQSVEFADHRQYAAGDDLRRLDWNIYARLDRLFTKLFLEEEDLSLHLVLDASASMDCGEPSKYLYAQRLAAALGYIGLANLNRVAISAMAGETATAKDDSGASPEDAPGAALRVLRDLRGKRRIHDLGQFLVNLEPAGGANFPDAARRIALSRRGRGVMVVLADFFFKEGYEEGLRLLKGRGYDLFVIQILSPQEVSPELGGDLRLRDTEDRDLTEVTISAPLLKKYKQNLGAYIEQLRMFCARREITFLSVTTDTPVESLLVDYLRTRGLLS; this is translated from the coding sequence ATGCTCAGAACCACTGCTCCATCCCGGCCAAAGTCTCTCGACGAACTGCTCGACGCGCGGCTCGTGGCGCAGTTGTCGCAGTTGGATGTCGCGTCGCGAAAGGTGTTTTCGGGGAAGTTGCAGGGCGAGCGCCGCAGCAAGCGGAAGGGGCAGTCGGTGGAGTTCGCGGATCACCGGCAGTACGCCGCGGGAGATGATCTGCGCCGGCTGGACTGGAACATCTACGCGCGCCTGGACCGGCTGTTCACCAAGTTGTTCCTCGAAGAGGAGGACCTGTCGCTGCACCTGGTGCTCGACGCGAGCGCGAGCATGGACTGCGGCGAGCCGTCGAAGTACCTGTACGCGCAGCGGCTGGCCGCGGCGCTGGGGTACATCGGTCTGGCGAACCTGAACCGCGTCGCGATCAGCGCGATGGCGGGCGAGACGGCGACGGCGAAGGACGACTCGGGCGCGTCGCCGGAGGATGCGCCCGGCGCAGCGCTGCGCGTTCTCCGCGATCTTCGCGGAAAGAGACGCATCCACGACCTCGGGCAGTTCCTCGTGAACCTCGAGCCGGCGGGGGGCGCGAACTTCCCCGACGCGGCGCGGCGCATCGCGCTCTCTCGGCGCGGGCGCGGCGTGATGGTCGTCCTCGCCGACTTCTTCTTCAAAGAGGGCTACGAGGAGGGGCTTCGCCTGCTCAAGGGGCGCGGGTACGACCTGTTCGTCATCCAGATCCTCAGCCCGCAGGAAGTGAGCCCCGAACTCGGCGGCGACCTGCGCCTCCGCGACACGGAGGACCGTGATCTGACGGAGGTGACGATCTCGGCGCCGCTGCTCAAGAAATACAAGCAGAACCTGGGCGCGTACATCGAGCAACTCCGGATGTTCTGCGCGCGGCGGGAGATCACCTTCCTCAGCGTGACGACCGACACGCCGGTCGAGTCGCTGCTGGTCGACTACCTGCGCACGAGGGGGCTGCTGTCGTGA